One Malus sylvestris chromosome 14, drMalSylv7.2, whole genome shotgun sequence DNA segment encodes these proteins:
- the LOC126600898 gene encoding probable strigolactone esterase DAD2 translates to MEALCQGGGIVQALNTHVYGNGTQTLVLAHGSGSDRTVWHFLIPFLACYFKVVAFRYSNFSAYADDLVCLLNHLNVGRTVYMGHSMAAMVGCIASIQRPHLFQHLILLSGSPRYLNTTGYNGGLTRPQLDALFSQIENNFTSWVSSSAPTAIGVNDTSAITEFENSLGRVKPRIAVNVARVVFLSDYRRLLHQVIVPCSIIQSRKDFIVPKSVAFYMKKQLGGPAKVKILNTEGHIPQLTAYPLLLKVLKKQLHIK, encoded by the exons ATGGAAGCCTTATGTCAGGGAGGAGGGATTGTCCAAGCCCTAAACACTCATGTGTACGGAAATGGAACTCAGACGTTAGTTCTTGCTCATGGGTCTGGTTCAGACCGCACAGTTTGGCATTTCCTCATCCCCTTTCTTGCATGCTACTTCAAGGTTGTGGCTTTTAGGTACTCCAACTTCAGTGCTTATGCAGACGACCTAGTCTGCCTTCTTAATCATCTCAATGTCGGTAGGACTGTATATATGGGTCACTCCATGGCTGCCATGGTTGGATGCATCGCTTCTATTCAAAGACCACACCTCTTCCAGCACCTTATCCTGCTAAGTGGCTCTCCCAG GTACCTCAACACCACAGGATACAACGGAGGCCTCACCAGACCACAACTGGATGCACTCTTCAGTCAAATAGAAAACAATTTCACAAGTTGGGTTTCAAGTTCTGCACCAACAGCAATAGGTGTAAACGACACAAGTGCGATCACCGAGTTCGAAAACAGTTTGGGAAGAGTGAAGCCCAGGATTGCTGTCAATGTAGCTAgagttgtgtttctaagtgacTACAGAAGACTTCTGCATCAAGTCATTGTTCCTTGTAGCATAATCCAGTCCAGGAAAGATTTTATCGTTCCGAAATCGGTTGCATTTTACATGAAGAAACAGCTTGGTGGTCCTGCAAAAGTCAAGATCCTAAACACAGAAGGCCATATTCCTCAGTTGACAGCTTACCCTTTGCTCTTGAAAGTTCTCAAAAAACAACTTCACATCaaatag